The Streptomyces clavuligerus genome includes a region encoding these proteins:
- a CDS encoding polyprenyl synthetase family protein, with protein MVSTAAALEMFHAFALIHDDIMDDSATRRGSPTVHRALADRLGAALDPDQAGQLGVSTAILVGDLALTWSDELLYAPLTPHRLAAVLPLVTAMRAETVHGQYLDITSARRPGTDTSLALRIARYKTAAYTMERPLHIGAALAGARPELLAGLSAYALPAGEAFQLADDLLGVFGDPRRTGKPDLDDLRGGKHTVLVALAREHATPEQRHTLDTLLGTPGLDRQGASRLRCVLVATGARAEAERLITERRDQALTALNALTLPPPLAEALARLTLGSTAHPA; from the coding sequence GTGGTGTCCACAGCGGCGGCGCTGGAGATGTTCCACGCGTTCGCGCTGATCCACGACGACATCATGGATGACTCCGCGACCAGGCGCGGCAGCCCGACGGTGCACCGGGCACTCGCCGACCGGCTCGGCGCCGCTCTCGACCCCGACCAAGCCGGACAACTGGGGGTGAGCACGGCGATCCTCGTCGGGGACCTCGCCCTGACCTGGTCGGACGAACTGCTGTACGCTCCCCTGACCCCCCACCGGCTGGCCGCGGTACTGCCCCTGGTCACGGCCATGCGCGCGGAAACGGTCCACGGCCAGTACCTGGACATCACCTCCGCCCGCCGGCCCGGCACGGACACCTCACTGGCGCTGCGAATCGCGCGCTACAAAACCGCTGCTTACACCATGGAACGCCCCCTGCACATCGGAGCAGCGCTCGCCGGCGCACGACCGGAACTCCTGGCAGGGCTCAGCGCCTACGCGCTGCCGGCGGGCGAGGCATTCCAGCTCGCCGACGACCTCCTGGGAGTGTTCGGCGATCCACGGAGAACCGGCAAACCCGACCTCGACGACCTCCGCGGCGGCAAGCACACCGTCCTCGTGGCCCTCGCCCGGGAACACGCCACACCTGAACAGCGGCACACCCTGGACACCCTGCTCGGCACACCAGGCCTCGACCGGCAGGGCGCGTCCCGGCTGCGCTGCGTCCTCGTCGCCACCGGGGCCCGGGCGGAAGCCGAACGCCTGATCACCGAACGGCGCGACCAGGCCCTCACCGCGCTCAACGCCCTGACACTGCCCCCACCGCTCGCCGAGGCACTCGCCCGCCTCACCCTCGGGAGTACCGCACACCCGGCCTGA
- a CDS encoding cytochrome P450, producing the protein MTGGTIARVPGALPLIGHTGAFLKSPLEFLKGLSAHGELVELRFGRKRVLVVCDPDLTQEMLRRDRVYDKGGPIYDRMREAAGNGLATCPSRDHRRQRRTIQPAFHHSRLPGYARTMTEVIDEAVRGWDGPEVDLCHETRSIASSVLLTTLFGTAFAPEARDALARDLETILRGGLRRAVLPEALSALPTPANLRYQRARRRARGMMADLIRAVRAGDGSGDSLFATLVNQHGAGTGDLPMTDEELVDQAITMYVAGTETTAGVVCWALHLAAQHPQAGRRLADECRSVLGHRAATWEDLPHLPYTRQTLLEALRLNPPGWLITRLTTTDDARLGDHAVPRGSTIVYSAYLLSRLPARYEEPEHFAPERWAPGTMGAKVPDGVFGGGARKCIGDEYALIEGVLMLATITARWDVRTAPDAPKRPHLPALTLNPTRLMATVTPAAAPDGSR; encoded by the coding sequence ATGACCGGTGGCACCATCGCCCGGGTCCCGGGCGCCCTGCCCCTGATCGGTCACACCGGAGCGTTCCTGAAGTCCCCGCTGGAGTTCCTCAAGGGCCTGTCCGCGCACGGGGAACTGGTGGAGCTCCGGTTCGGGCGGAAGCGGGTCCTGGTCGTCTGCGACCCCGACCTGACGCAGGAGATGCTCCGGCGCGACCGGGTCTACGACAAGGGCGGACCAATCTACGACCGAATGCGCGAGGCCGCCGGCAACGGACTCGCCACCTGCCCCAGCCGTGACCACCGCCGTCAGCGCCGGACGATCCAGCCCGCCTTCCACCACTCCCGGCTGCCCGGCTACGCCCGGACGATGACGGAAGTGATCGACGAGGCCGTCCGCGGCTGGGACGGACCGGAGGTGGACCTCTGCCACGAGACCCGCTCCATAGCAAGCAGTGTCCTGCTCACCACCCTGTTCGGTACGGCCTTCGCCCCCGAGGCCCGCGACGCACTCGCCCGCGACCTCGAAACGATCCTGCGAGGCGGACTGCGGCGGGCCGTCCTGCCCGAGGCCCTGAGCGCCCTGCCCACCCCGGCGAACCTGCGCTACCAGCGCGCCAGGCGCCGGGCGAGGGGGATGATGGCCGACCTCATCCGCGCTGTACGCGCCGGAGACGGGAGCGGTGACAGCCTCTTCGCGACCCTGGTCAACCAACACGGCGCGGGCACCGGCGACCTCCCCATGACCGACGAGGAACTCGTCGACCAGGCCATCACCATGTACGTGGCGGGCACCGAGACCACCGCGGGCGTCGTGTGCTGGGCGCTCCACCTCGCGGCGCAGCACCCACAGGCCGGACGGCGGCTGGCCGACGAGTGCCGATCCGTCCTCGGTCACCGCGCCGCGACCTGGGAGGACTTGCCCCACCTGCCGTACACCCGGCAGACCCTGCTGGAAGCGCTGCGGCTCAACCCGCCGGGCTGGCTGATCACCCGGCTCACCACGACCGACGACGCCCGCCTGGGGGACCACGCCGTCCCGCGCGGCAGCACGATCGTCTACAGCGCCTATCTGCTGAGTCGCCTGCCCGCCCGGTACGAGGAGCCTGAGCACTTCGCACCGGAGCGATGGGCGCCCGGGACGATGGGCGCCAAGGTCCCCGACGGAGTCTTCGGCGGCGGCGCGCGCAAGTGCATCGGGGACGAATACGCCCTGATCGAAGGGGTGCTGATGCTGGCCACCATCACGGCACGCTGGGACGTCCGTACGGCGCCCGACGCTCCGAAGCGACCTCACCTGCCCGCGCTGACCCTCAACCCGACACGGCTGATGGCCACGGTGACCCCGGCCGCCGCCCCGGACGGTTCCCGCTAG
- a CDS encoding transposase, with the protein MAGTFGPTGIEKRRRRLSGADEMVLSLSAKGLTRGEISARLAEVYDASVSEAAVSAITGKVMDGRAEWSNRPLHSVCPVLFVDVINVKIRVLAPPS; encoded by the coding sequence GTGGCGGGCACGTTCGGGCCGACCGGCATCGAGAAGCGGCGGCGGCGTCTGTCCGGTGCGGACGAGATGGTGCTGTCGCTGTCGGCGAAGGGGCTGACACGCGGTGAGATCTCCGCCCGTCTGGCCGAGGTCTACGACGCGAGCGTGTCCGAGGCGGCCGTCTCCGCGATCACCGGCAAGGTGATGGACGGGAGGGCGGAATGGTCCAACCGCCCGCTGCACAGCGTCTGTCCGGTGCTGTTCGTGGACGTGATCAACGTGAAGATCCGTGTACTGGCGCCACCGTCGTGA
- a CDS encoding labda-7,13-dienyl diphosphate synthase, whose protein sequence is MPVDVGTLPPPAPREAVSAAAHLLASVDGDPWGRTSPTVYETARVHAWAPHLPGRDRRVTWLLDQQRAGGLWGDGPPAYQVLPTLAAVTALLAELDRHPEAGHSSLGGRLAAAVAAGLDTLHGLSHHDPLPDTAAVELLVPGLITEVNDRLDAIDPEAAHPALAPVPHGRRLTAVHGIPALPRHRLAERLARFARLPVKLHHCFEALAPVCPPGLVPARPDHLLGSSSAATAAWLATATAAPGAPGLDRLLRSTAARYGGLFPETARITVFERLWVLTTLHRAGLLATFEPLARRWVSALAAPGGVPGVPGFEPDADDTAVTLHLATELGVPYRPEVLDPFRTGDHFACYLGEDTGSVSTNAHVLLALGTWTRHHPDTADHGNTIRLLGRWLVERQHGDGHWDDKWHASPYYATAKVTAALSRHGGPEAADALRRAARWVRETRRTDGSWGIWGGTAEETAYAAQILLDAPEPPTDVLGCAHAHLTARADDDGPPPALWHDKTLFAPDAIVRAEVLSTLRRLDRRLPAPAPVPPGFDAARTGPAD, encoded by the coding sequence ATGCCCGTCGACGTCGGCACCCTTCCGCCTCCGGCACCGCGCGAGGCGGTCTCCGCCGCCGCCCATCTGCTGGCCTCGGTGGACGGTGACCCCTGGGGCCGCACCAGCCCGACCGTGTACGAAACCGCCCGCGTCCACGCCTGGGCGCCGCACCTGCCCGGCCGGGACCGGCGCGTCACCTGGCTGCTCGACCAGCAGCGGGCGGGCGGTCTGTGGGGCGACGGTCCGCCGGCGTACCAGGTACTGCCGACCCTCGCGGCGGTCACCGCCCTCCTCGCCGAACTCGACCGGCATCCAGAGGCGGGCCATTCCTCGCTGGGCGGTCGGCTCGCCGCCGCGGTCGCCGCCGGTCTCGACACGCTGCACGGGTTGTCGCACCACGACCCGCTGCCGGACACCGCGGCCGTCGAACTCCTCGTACCCGGACTGATCACCGAGGTCAACGACCGCCTCGACGCCATCGACCCGGAGGCCGCGCACCCAGCCCTTGCCCCCGTGCCGCACGGCCGTCGGCTGACCGCCGTCCATGGGATACCCGCCCTGCCGCGGCACCGGCTCGCCGAGCGCCTCGCCCGCTTCGCCCGGCTGCCCGTCAAACTCCACCACTGTTTCGAAGCTCTGGCTCCCGTCTGCCCGCCCGGCCTGGTCCCCGCGCGCCCGGACCATCTGCTGGGCAGTTCGTCGGCCGCGACCGCCGCCTGGCTCGCCACCGCGACCGCGGCCCCCGGCGCCCCGGGCCTCGACCGCCTGCTGCGGAGCACCGCCGCGCGCTACGGCGGCCTGTTCCCGGAGACCGCGCGGATCACCGTCTTCGAACGGCTGTGGGTGCTGACCACGCTCCACCGGGCGGGACTCCTGGCCACCTTCGAGCCCCTGGCCCGCCGCTGGGTGAGCGCCCTCGCGGCCCCCGGCGGCGTACCCGGCGTACCCGGCTTCGAGCCGGATGCCGACGACACCGCCGTCACCCTCCACCTCGCCACGGAACTCGGCGTCCCCTACCGACCCGAGGTCCTCGACCCGTTCCGCACCGGCGACCACTTCGCCTGCTACCTCGGCGAGGACACCGGCTCCGTCTCCACCAACGCCCATGTCCTCCTGGCCCTCGGTACCTGGACGCGCCACCACCCCGACACCGCCGACCACGGGAACACGATCCGCCTCCTGGGCCGCTGGTTGGTGGAGCGGCAGCACGGCGACGGTCACTGGGACGACAAGTGGCACGCCTCCCCCTACTACGCCACCGCGAAGGTCACGGCCGCGCTCTCCCGCCACGGCGGTCCCGAGGCGGCGGACGCCCTGCGCCGCGCCGCCCGCTGGGTGCGGGAGACCCGGCGGACGGACGGATCGTGGGGGATCTGGGGCGGCACCGCCGAGGAGACGGCGTACGCCGCCCAGATTCTGCTGGACGCACCGGAGCCCCCGACGGACGTGCTCGGGTGTGCCCACGCGCATCTGACGGCCCGCGCGGACGACGACGGTCCGCCGCCCGCGCTCTGGCACGACAAGACGCTCTTCGCGCCGGATGCCATCGTCAGGGCGGAAGTCCTGTCCACCCTGCGCCGGCTGGACCGCCGACTGCCCGCCCCGGCTCCCGTCCCGCCCGGCTTCGACGCCGCTCGGACCGGGCCCGCCGACTGA
- a CDS encoding DNA polymerase subunit beta, translating to MHVDVAVAGAGPAGLACARTLLNEQPGLRVLLLEAGRAYRRRPCPVDCGFHCTGCAGVCNVISGFGGSMHYGDGAKLSQLPSGRRLTDHLGGLRADELCQQAYGWLTGALTVPPVLVGQAVSPGAVAAFAADGLALREYPVAVLSESGLRTVIESLHTELDGRAILWHGSELTGAELDRAGMRLTVRNVAGVRQVTAGRLVLATGRRGVTATTRLLDTLGIPSQPPDMSVGIRLEMPAPLLAAIGAEHPDVKVTQHLDGRQKVKTFCFCGGPNGGRIKFTHYHDAFGPGGPVITLDGHETLERHQPDGHRHLAANFGLLCQATGRGTPAAALGSFLTGYRELSGGRPLVQSLRAFLTRTDTPASWEEIRTRLSFDPSVADLVAGRVDRLFADAEHAALATGFRRLMDSILRHSGTLLPDSGLDDILVIGPELESLWATPPLDDGFQVPRGLPLHVTGDAAGIAQGIVQAAMTGIAAANAITRTHTLAGATR from the coding sequence ATGCATGTCGATGTGGCTGTCGCGGGCGCCGGGCCGGCCGGTCTCGCGTGCGCTCGCACGCTGTTGAACGAGCAGCCGGGGCTGCGGGTCCTGCTGCTGGAGGCGGGCCGCGCCTACCGGCGGCGGCCGTGCCCGGTTGACTGCGGGTTCCACTGCACGGGGTGCGCCGGGGTGTGCAACGTGATCAGCGGGTTCGGCGGCAGCATGCACTACGGGGACGGGGCCAAGCTCTCCCAGCTTCCCTCGGGTCGCCGGCTGACCGACCACCTCGGCGGCCTGCGCGCCGATGAGCTGTGCCAGCAGGCGTACGGGTGGCTCACCGGGGCGCTCACCGTGCCGCCGGTGCTGGTGGGGCAGGCCGTCTCCCCGGGGGCGGTGGCCGCATTCGCGGCGGACGGGCTCGCGCTGCGGGAGTACCCGGTCGCCGTGCTGTCCGAGAGCGGTCTGCGGACCGTGATCGAGTCCCTGCACACCGAGCTCGACGGCCGGGCCATCTTGTGGCACGGCAGCGAACTGACGGGGGCGGAGCTGGACCGGGCGGGGATGCGGCTGACGGTCCGCAACGTCGCCGGGGTACGGCAGGTCACCGCCGGGCGCCTGGTGCTGGCCACCGGCCGCCGGGGCGTCACCGCCACCACCCGCCTCCTCGACACCCTCGGCATCCCCTCCCAGCCGCCGGACATGTCGGTCGGGATCCGGCTGGAGATGCCCGCGCCCCTGCTGGCCGCGATCGGCGCCGAGCACCCCGACGTCAAGGTCACCCAGCACCTGGACGGGCGCCAGAAGGTCAAGACGTTCTGCTTCTGCGGCGGCCCGAACGGCGGCCGGATCAAGTTCACCCACTACCACGACGCCTTCGGTCCCGGCGGGCCGGTGATCACCCTCGACGGCCACGAAACCCTCGAACGCCACCAGCCGGACGGTCACCGGCATCTCGCGGCGAACTTCGGCCTCCTGTGCCAGGCCACCGGCCGCGGCACACCCGCAGCGGCCCTCGGCTCCTTCCTCACCGGCTACCGCGAGCTCAGCGGCGGACGGCCCCTCGTCCAGAGCCTGCGCGCCTTCCTCACCCGCACCGACACCCCCGCCTCGTGGGAGGAGATCCGCACCCGCCTGTCGTTCGACCCGTCGGTCGCCGACCTCGTCGCGGGCCGGGTCGACCGCCTGTTCGCCGACGCCGAGCACGCCGCGCTCGCCACCGGCTTCCGGCGGCTCATGGACTCCATCCTCCGCCACTCCGGGACGCTGCTGCCCGACTCCGGACTCGACGACATCCTCGTGATCGGGCCCGAGCTGGAGTCCCTGTGGGCCACCCCGCCGCTCGACGACGGCTTCCAGGTGCCCCGGGGGCTGCCCCTCCACGTCACCGGGGACGCCGCCGGCATCGCCCAGGGCATCGTCCAGGCCGCCATGACCGGCATCGCCGCCGCGAACGCCATCACCCGCACCCACACGCTCGCCGGAGCCACCAGGTGA
- a CDS encoding helix-turn-helix domain-containing protein, giving the protein MPPPRHPTALPQPRGYLLTRARTARGWTQTELARRLCALSLTRGRPLRTGRDGVSHWENQRAPDLFTQLLIAELLGIPPGAVDERPWPQWLSEDPAQRPAPRPWTLPGAAQSLTELAAVPGSAVDTTRRDLVLIAGSTLTASLLAWITADPVAAGQLTTGRRIGDAAVTRIEDRVRTLRRTDDTDGGGAVLAEAAAALSLVRGLIRTRTYSTTQGARLYAAASDLARQHAAAAFDIHGTCADTAFDTALRTAHAAGDQALGANALAFWTVSAYNTGRLQDAETMATTALAAVRGTHPRIEALVITRRGRARAHLGDARCQHDFDRAETLLDQADERGEPGPDWSYWFDRAEILSARASSHRDLGEHQQAEHLFRHATGLFPSGAVRDRALYLSRQAEAQLAQGHIDHATATANTALDLTETISSHRTTNPLLAIADDLALSPFAAARDFSERAHTVLAA; this is encoded by the coding sequence ATGCCGCCACCCCGACACCCCACCGCCTTACCCCAGCCCCGCGGCTACCTCCTCACCCGCGCCCGGACCGCACGCGGGTGGACCCAGACCGAACTCGCCCGCCGCCTGTGCGCCCTCAGCCTCACCCGCGGACGCCCGCTGCGCACCGGCCGCGACGGCGTCAGCCACTGGGAGAACCAGCGGGCCCCCGACCTCTTCACCCAGCTCCTCATCGCCGAGCTGCTCGGTATTCCACCGGGGGCCGTGGATGAGCGACCATGGCCCCAGTGGCTGTCCGAGGACCCCGCCCAACGGCCCGCCCCCAGGCCGTGGACGCTTCCCGGCGCCGCGCAGTCCCTCACCGAACTCGCCGCCGTACCCGGGAGTGCCGTGGACACCACACGCAGAGACCTCGTCCTGATCGCCGGCTCCACCCTCACCGCGTCCCTCCTCGCCTGGATCACCGCCGACCCCGTCGCCGCCGGCCAGCTCACCACCGGCCGCCGCATCGGAGACGCCGCCGTCACCCGGATCGAGGACCGGGTACGGACCCTGCGCCGCACGGACGACACCGACGGCGGCGGCGCCGTCCTCGCCGAAGCCGCCGCAGCCCTCTCCCTCGTCCGCGGACTGATCCGCACCCGCACCTACAGCACCACCCAGGGCGCCCGCCTCTACGCCGCCGCCTCCGACCTCGCCCGCCAGCACGCAGCCGCCGCCTTCGACATCCACGGCACCTGCGCCGACACCGCCTTCGACACCGCCCTGCGCACCGCCCACGCCGCCGGCGACCAGGCCCTCGGCGCCAACGCGCTCGCCTTCTGGACCGTCAGTGCCTACAACACCGGCCGCCTCCAGGACGCCGAAACGATGGCCACGACCGCGCTCGCGGCCGTCCGCGGCACCCACCCCCGCATCGAGGCCCTGGTCATCACCCGCCGAGGCCGGGCCCGCGCCCACCTCGGTGACGCGCGCTGCCAGCATGACTTCGACCGTGCCGAAACCCTTCTCGACCAGGCCGACGAACGCGGCGAACCCGGACCGGACTGGTCGTACTGGTTCGACCGCGCCGAAATCCTCAGCGCCCGCGCCTCCAGCCACCGCGACCTCGGCGAACACCAGCAGGCCGAACACCTCTTCAGGCACGCGACGGGCCTGTTCCCCTCCGGCGCCGTCCGCGACCGAGCGCTCTACCTCTCCCGCCAGGCCGAGGCCCAGCTCGCGCAGGGCCACATCGACCACGCCACCGCCACCGCGAACACCGCCCTCGACCTCACCGAGACCATCAGCTCCCACCGCACCACCAACCCGCTCCTCGCCATCGCGGACGATCTCGCCCTCTCCCCCTTCGCTGCCGCCCGCGACTTCTCCGAACGCGCCCACACCGTCCTGGCCGCCTGA
- a CDS encoding labda-7,13(16),14-triene synthase, with the protein MGRRARSARSFGVSPLWGGVSVRSGDRGEAAVGGLWEVPDFWGLFPSRISPLAGEVESGTRVWLDGWRLVEEAGPGERLKASKVGRLVALAYPDAPADLLRWAADLFAWLTAFDDVHVEAPGVTTAELGPHMASFVGVLETGTAPGAAPTPFPAALAELLDRARELLTPLQEERVRARLGKVFVAMLWEITTRERTVSTAEYETMRPHTFFSAVGAALVEPCAGLDLSHGVRADPGVRRLTQALATLWERTNDLYSFAYEQRALGSVPRTLPWLIAQERGLPLDAAFAEAGRWCEEEAVLAHRLIGELSASAREGVPEYAGAVAHAIGGTRRLYEVSDRWREE; encoded by the coding sequence GTGGGGAGGAGAGCCCGGTCTGCTCGTTCGTTCGGTGTGTCACCGTTGTGGGGAGGAGTGTCCGTGAGGTCTGGGGACCGTGGCGAGGCGGCCGTTGGAGGGCTGTGGGAGGTACCGGATTTCTGGGGTCTGTTCCCGAGCCGGATCAGTCCGCTGGCCGGGGAGGTCGAATCCGGTACCCGGGTCTGGCTCGACGGCTGGCGGCTGGTGGAGGAGGCGGGGCCGGGTGAGCGGCTGAAGGCCAGCAAGGTGGGGCGGTTGGTGGCCCTGGCCTATCCCGACGCCCCGGCGGACCTGTTGCGGTGGGCCGCCGACCTCTTCGCCTGGCTCACCGCCTTCGACGATGTCCACGTGGAGGCGCCCGGGGTCACCACCGCGGAACTCGGCCCCCACATGGCCTCCTTCGTCGGAGTCCTGGAGACCGGCACCGCTCCCGGGGCCGCGCCGACCCCCTTCCCCGCCGCCCTGGCCGAACTCCTCGACCGGGCACGGGAGCTGTTGACACCGCTCCAGGAGGAGCGGGTGCGGGCCCGGCTCGGCAAGGTGTTCGTCGCGATGCTGTGGGAGATCACCACGCGGGAGCGGACCGTCAGTACGGCGGAGTACGAGACGATGCGTCCGCACACCTTCTTCAGCGCGGTCGGTGCCGCCCTCGTCGAGCCGTGCGCCGGTCTCGACCTGTCCCACGGCGTCCGCGCCGACCCCGGGGTCCGGCGCCTGACCCAGGCCCTGGCCACTCTGTGGGAGCGGACGAACGACCTGTACTCCTTCGCGTACGAGCAGCGGGCGCTCGGTTCCGTACCGCGGACCCTGCCCTGGCTGATCGCACAGGAGCGCGGGCTACCGCTGGACGCGGCCTTCGCGGAGGCGGGCCGGTGGTGCGAGGAGGAGGCCGTCCTCGCGCACCGGCTCATCGGGGAGTTGTCCGCCTCGGCCCGGGAGGGCGTGCCGGAGTACGCCGGGGCGGTCGCTCACGCCATCGGGGGGACGCGACGGCTGTACGAGGTGAGCGACCGCTGGCGGGAGGAGTAG
- a CDS encoding phthiocerol/phthiodiolone dimycocerosyl transferase family protein, producing the protein MPHAEPVHRLLSVSESVLAALEQQVVVAVTIDGPLETTVLRTAVDRLCRAQPVLSATVVAEGGLRFRLEAPAPQDVRVVTGGDFDGAIRGFAPGEPLLRVTVLPRMDGAHTVVVAVHHAVSDGVSVLELTRALWGTYTALVTGREPEATEAQDGLPTPVEQWLVDRHDRAEIDAFLARRAVFTASVVPAVLPVGEGAGTGSHLSRVAITPSGTLRLRELAQRCGGSLHALLSASLLVAVRGQIAPERGALPLTCMSAVDLRRRVTPGVPPGRLVHAASIAYTALDVAPDDDPLKVAPEFRSRLRRSVDAGDLELELVAAEQAAAHFTTAPISLAVTNVAHRPLSLELPPGVRAGCLRFFSQPPGPFPIAFVSASWEGLGIDLGLGRSWFSAGQCTRLAEAVRDVVAGLLGDAEAVEVVAAEPIEEAQRAPERRDAPGTPAVHA; encoded by the coding sequence ATGCCGCATGCCGAACCGGTCCACCGGCTGCTGTCCGTGAGCGAGTCCGTGCTCGCGGCGCTGGAGCAGCAGGTCGTGGTCGCCGTGACAATCGACGGCCCGCTGGAGACGACGGTCCTGCGTACGGCGGTGGACCGGCTGTGCCGAGCCCAGCCGGTGCTCTCGGCGACGGTCGTGGCCGAGGGCGGACTCCGGTTCCGGCTGGAGGCGCCCGCTCCCCAGGACGTACGGGTGGTGACCGGCGGGGATTTCGACGGGGCGATCAGGGGGTTCGCCCCCGGTGAGCCGCTGCTGCGGGTCACCGTGCTGCCTCGCATGGACGGTGCGCATACGGTCGTCGTGGCGGTGCACCACGCGGTGAGCGACGGCGTCAGCGTCCTGGAACTGACGCGCGCCCTGTGGGGGACGTACACGGCGCTGGTCACCGGCCGGGAACCGGAGGCGACGGAGGCCCAGGACGGACTCCCCACCCCGGTCGAGCAGTGGCTGGTCGACCGGCACGACAGGGCGGAGATCGACGCCTTCCTCGCCCGCAGGGCCGTGTTCACGGCCTCGGTGGTCCCCGCCGTCCTACCCGTGGGGGAGGGGGCTGGGACCGGCTCGCACCTGAGCCGGGTGGCGATCACACCGTCCGGGACGCTGCGGCTGCGGGAGCTGGCGCAGCGGTGCGGGGGTTCCCTGCACGCCCTGCTCTCCGCGTCCCTGCTCGTCGCGGTGCGCGGGCAGATCGCCCCGGAGCGCGGGGCGCTGCCCCTCACCTGCATGTCAGCGGTGGACCTGCGCAGGCGGGTGACGCCCGGGGTCCCGCCCGGACGGCTGGTGCATGCGGCGTCCATCGCGTACACGGCCCTCGATGTCGCCCCGGACGACGATCCGCTCAAGGTCGCACCGGAGTTCCGGTCCCGGCTGCGCCGGTCGGTCGACGCCGGGGACCTGGAGCTGGAACTCGTCGCGGCCGAACAGGCGGCGGCCCACTTCACGACCGCGCCGATCAGCCTCGCCGTGACGAACGTGGCGCACCGCCCGCTCTCGCTGGAACTGCCACCGGGCGTCAGGGCCGGGTGCCTGCGGTTCTTCAGCCAGCCCCCGGGGCCGTTCCCGATCGCCTTCGTCAGCGCCTCGTGGGAGGGGCTGGGCATCGACCTGGGGTTGGGGCGGAGCTGGTTCAGTGCGGGCCAGTGCACTCGTCTCGCCGAAGCGGTCCGGGATGTCGTGGCCGGCCTGCTGGGCGACGCCGAAGCGGTCGAAGTGGTGGCGGCCGAGCCGATCGAGGAGGCCCAGCGGGCCCCGGAGCGCCGTGACGCACCCGGAACCCCTGCCGTCCACGCGTAG
- a CDS encoding ribose ABC transporter ATP-binding protein: MISDRAILPGGLRRRGPRARTAASGPRRIAMALTAPVPESGQAVVVELDPYEGEVTALVRELLGGRGRHLAVEPDPVRAARLSLCFPDVEVVTADAASLPGVLAGRGIAVADVVIAGRSWAGLPHAERRASLAAVREVLSPEGAFTAPGPLYARFRAEERHFRRMLGVSFEEVVAGRTAWDCLPPAFVHHCRRPRVLAPLASSP; this comes from the coding sequence GTGATCAGCGATCGAGCCATCCTGCCCGGCGGGCTCCGGCGCCGAGGGCCCCGGGCCCGCACCGCGGCGTCCGGCCCCCGCCGGATCGCCATGGCCCTGACCGCGCCGGTGCCCGAGTCGGGACAGGCCGTGGTCGTGGAGCTGGACCCGTACGAGGGCGAGGTGACCGCCCTGGTCCGGGAGCTGCTGGGCGGTCGGGGGCGGCACCTTGCCGTCGAGCCCGACCCGGTGCGGGCCGCCCGCCTGAGCCTGTGCTTCCCGGACGTCGAGGTCGTCACCGCCGACGCCGCGTCCCTGCCCGGTGTGCTTGCCGGGCGGGGGATCGCGGTGGCGGACGTGGTGATCGCCGGACGGTCCTGGGCGGGCCTGCCGCATGCGGAGCGGCGAGCCTCCCTCGCCGCGGTCCGCGAGGTGCTGAGCCCCGAAGGGGCGTTCACCGCGCCCGGCCCGCTGTACGCGCGGTTCCGGGCGGAGGAACGGCACTTCCGGCGGATGCTCGGGGTGTCCTTCGAGGAGGTGGTGGCCGGCCGCACGGCATGGGATTGTCTGCCGCCGGCCTTCGTGCACCACTGCCGGCGCCCGCGCGTGCTGGCCCCGCTGGCCTCCTCCCCGTGA